One Neomonachus schauinslandi chromosome 9, ASM220157v2, whole genome shotgun sequence DNA segment encodes these proteins:
- the DMAC2L gene encoding ATP synthase subunit s, mitochondrial — MMLFGKISQQLCGLKKLPWSCDCRNFWGWLNAVFNKVDYERIKDVGPDRAASEWLLRCGATVRYHGQERWQKDYNHLPTGPLDKYKIQAIDATDSCIMRIGFDHLEGLQHVEKIRLCKCHYIEDDCLERLGKLENLQKSILEMEIISCGNITDRGIIALYHLRNLKYLLLSDLPGVREKENLIRTFKTALPSLELKLDLK, encoded by the exons ATGATGCTGTTTGGAAAAATTTCCCAGCAGTTATGTGGCTTAAAGAAACTCCCATGGTCATGTGACTGCAGGAACTTCTGGGGCTGGTTGAATGCAGTGTTTAATAA AGTGGATTATGAACGCATCAAGGATGTGGGACCCGATAGGGCAGCATCTGAGTGGCTGCTGCGCTGTGGGGCCACGGTGCGCTACCATGGCCAGGAGAGGTGGCAGAAGGACTACAACCACCTCCCAACCGGACCTCTGGACAAATACAAGATTCAGGCGATTGATGCCACTGACTCTTGTATCATGAGAATTGGATTTGATCACCTGG AGGGCCTACAGCATGTTGAAAAAATAAGACTATGCAAGTGTCATTATATTGAGGATGACTGTTTGGAGAGACTTGGTAAACttgaaaatttacaaaaaagcATATTGGAAATGGAGATAATTTCATGTGGGAATATCACAGACAGAGGCATCATTGCTTTATATCACTTAAG AAACCTCAAGTACTTGTTGTTAAGTGATCTTCCTggagtaagagaaaaagaaaaccttatccGAACCTTTAAGACAGCACTGCCTTCTCTGGAACTAAAGTTAGActtgaagtaa